In a genomic window of Lycium ferocissimum isolate CSIRO_LF1 chromosome 9, AGI_CSIRO_Lferr_CH_V1, whole genome shotgun sequence:
- the LOC132029619 gene encoding glutaredoxin-C6 yields the protein MRGNNFYGDGGVRLELTPTTNSPLAIDVAESTEMRIQRLISENPVVIFTRSSCCMCHVMKKLLSAIGVHPTVIELEEDEIAALPAGDDVIPGGSGEAPAVFIGGARVGGLESLVALHLSGRLVPRLVEVGVINDVVL from the coding sequence ATGAGAGGCAACAACTTCTATGGGGACGGCGGCGTGCGGCTAGAACTCACCCCAACCACCAACTCCCCTCTCGCCATCGACGTCGCTGAGTCAACAGAGATGAGAATTCAACGTCTCATCTCCGAAAACCCCGTCGTCATCTTCACACGTTCGTCTTGTTGCATGTGCCACGTCATGAAGAAATTGCTATCTGCTATAGGCGTTCATCCTACTGTAATTGAGCTAGAGGAAGACGAGATCGCCGCCCTACCTGCCGGAGATGACGTTATTCCCGGTGGTTCCGGCGAGGCTCCGGCCGTGTTCATTGGAGGGGCACGTGTCGGTGGGTTAGAGAGCCTCGTGGCACTTCACTTGAGTGGTCGTCTTGTTCCCAGGCTTGTGGAGGTTGGTGTCATCAATGATGTGGTATtgtaa